The following coding sequences lie in one Niabella agricola genomic window:
- a CDS encoding endopygalactorunase: MKCLPILIFSAFLHCMPAGLTAQSPALQNSRYVAGIKKDTVEVVSGSTYAFTADTPEDSGLVATTPSVAAFLADIRQQSYQYTLHSVKGRSLIATGDRLTERCTNGQLRTYYIACVRKALGGQLAAAQKSITVNTITDLTLYFTAGQRSPDATIRIELPSGIQASMEQTTVNIIGRGDVLLKDLEHQSVGRTGAGYPFSKTGVVQILENGRLLLFKHLDLRPSNGPDLKIVLRKVQCTQTGTCIFKARYTTRLPAVLTSADASTSVTVTRTIGDLKRIPAAGLAYHTIPALYTSTVLQWSRSQIPGALIQQSLDSGKTWQPAKATLLLNKGEARLTRLQPNRLYWFRLWVPRGPHKGVSNSVAFYSGAIDVRDWGITGNGLEDNTEQINEAIRYIHGLGGGTLRFSSGTYQVRTVHLLSHVWLYIDKDATIKALKGGDAPEATWYSDKQYRSGLSPTDPGPYENPQNWLTKQDVGHTFFRNAMFHGERADNIKIIGNGYITGNGNLVTSDKVMNNEPDNRSDKMFSLKLCTRVEIGGLHRNEDLWYDSIKDAPYYILPDQKKDFDTGNMLRIDRAGHFVLLATGTDNIHVHDTYFAKEHTSNARDIYDFMSCNNVTVMNIYSKVSSDDIVKPGSDCSLGFTRPAKNYRVRNIIGDTNCNLFQIGSETADDIADICVDNIYVLGANKAGFSISTNDGGHIRNIHLNCGHTGSLHHRSKMLRTYTPFFISISNRGRVLGATAKRFRFREQGVWRDELLVTNVDIGRVENILLNGVDIAEVYNGSSFGKSGTRWMPYDGTQRAATPIIAGYQLPEADQVEGGLPFRLPNGMHTGYIRNIAFNDIQVSVKGGHPASDTTACPPELGVGQYNASNLKVQPSWGLWVRHAQNLTVKNSRFYTEKPDGRYVLYLDDVQHAQLIRIQTPDGTRQRLGYRKVEGLTIE; the protein is encoded by the coding sequence ATGAAGTGCTTACCAATACTAATTTTTTCCGCATTCCTGCATTGCATGCCAGCCGGTTTGACTGCACAGTCCCCGGCACTCCAAAACAGCCGGTATGTGGCCGGCATTAAGAAAGATACAGTGGAGGTTGTTTCCGGCAGCACATATGCGTTTACTGCAGACACCCCGGAGGACAGCGGCCTGGTCGCTACCACGCCTTCAGTAGCGGCCTTCCTGGCAGACATCCGGCAGCAGTCTTATCAGTACACACTTCATTCCGTAAAAGGCCGCAGCCTGATCGCAACCGGGGATCGGCTTACGGAGCGCTGTACAAACGGGCAACTCCGGACTTATTATATCGCATGCGTTCGGAAAGCGCTGGGCGGACAACTGGCAGCAGCGCAGAAAAGTATTACTGTAAATACAATTACGGATCTTACACTTTATTTTACCGCCGGACAACGCAGCCCTGATGCAACAATTAGGATTGAGCTGCCTTCCGGAATACAAGCGTCGATGGAGCAGACAACCGTTAACATCATCGGCCGAGGAGATGTTCTACTAAAGGATCTCGAACACCAGTCCGTTGGCAGAACGGGTGCCGGCTATCCTTTTTCCAAAACCGGAGTGGTGCAGATCCTGGAAAACGGCCGGCTGCTGCTTTTTAAACACCTGGATCTCCGTCCTTCCAACGGACCCGACCTGAAGATCGTGCTCCGCAAGGTGCAATGCACCCAAACCGGCACCTGTATATTTAAAGCGCGTTATACAACCCGGTTACCAGCAGTATTGACGAGTGCGGATGCAAGTACTTCCGTTACTGTTACACGTACAATCGGAGATCTGAAACGGATTCCTGCAGCGGGTTTGGCTTACCATACAATACCAGCGCTATACACTTCCACGGTATTACAATGGTCCAGGTCACAAATTCCGGGTGCGCTTATACAACAATCTCTTGATTCCGGTAAAACCTGGCAACCTGCAAAAGCAACCCTCCTGTTAAACAAAGGTGAAGCCCGTCTTACCCGTCTCCAGCCTAACCGGCTTTACTGGTTCCGGCTATGGGTTCCCCGGGGGCCCCATAAAGGGGTATCCAACAGTGTGGCATTTTACTCCGGAGCAATAGATGTCCGCGATTGGGGTATTACCGGTAACGGCCTGGAGGATAATACGGAACAAATTAACGAAGCCATCCGTTATATACACGGCCTGGGCGGCGGCACGCTGCGCTTTAGCAGCGGAACATACCAGGTACGAACCGTGCATTTACTGAGCCATGTATGGCTTTATATAGATAAAGATGCTACCATAAAAGCGCTGAAGGGTGGCGACGCGCCCGAAGCTACCTGGTACAGCGACAAACAATACCGGTCCGGCCTCTCTCCTACCGATCCGGGACCATATGAAAACCCGCAGAACTGGCTTACCAAGCAGGATGTGGGGCATACCTTTTTTAGGAATGCCATGTTCCACGGCGAGCGCGCAGATAATATTAAGATCATCGGCAACGGTTATATTACCGGTAACGGCAACCTGGTAACCAGTGACAAGGTCATGAACAACGAGCCGGATAACCGTAGCGATAAAATGTTTTCGCTAAAACTTTGTACGCGTGTTGAAATCGGAGGTTTACACCGCAATGAAGACCTCTGGTACGACAGCATAAAAGATGCGCCATATTACATCCTGCCCGATCAGAAAAAGGATTTTGATACCGGGAATATGCTGCGTATCGACCGCGCGGGTCATTTTGTATTGCTGGCCACCGGAACGGATAATATTCATGTGCATGACACCTATTTTGCAAAAGAACATACATCCAACGCCCGCGATATCTATGATTTTATGAGTTGTAACAATGTTACGGTTATGAATATCTATTCCAAGGTAAGTTCAGATGACATTGTAAAACCAGGTTCCGATTGCTCCCTGGGATTTACCAGGCCCGCAAAAAATTACAGGGTGCGTAATATCATTGGCGATACCAACTGCAACCTGTTCCAGATAGGCTCTGAAACGGCAGATGATATTGCCGATATCTGTGTAGATAACATTTATGTACTGGGTGCCAATAAAGCGGGCTTTTCCATATCCACTAATGATGGCGGACATATCCGGAATATCCATCTCAATTGCGGGCATACCGGAAGCCTGCACCACCGCTCTAAAATGCTGCGAACCTACACACCCTTTTTTATCTCCATTTCCAACAGGGGTCGCGTATTGGGCGCTACAGCCAAACGGTTCCGGTTTCGCGAGCAGGGTGTATGGCGGGATGAACTGCTGGTGACCAACGTTGATATCGGCCGGGTGGAAAACATTCTTTTAAACGGGGTAGACATCGCCGAGGTGTACAATGGCAGTTCTTTTGGAAAGAGCGGCACACGCTGGATGCCATACGATGGTACACAAAGAGCAGCCACCCCTATTATTGCGGGCTACCAACTGCCCGAAGCCGACCAGGTGGAAGGCGGGTTACCATTCCGGCTGCCCAATGGTATGCATACCGGCTATATCCGCAATATTGCTTTTAATGATATCCAGGTATCGGTAAAAGGCGGGCACCCGGCTTCCGATACAACAGCCTGCCCTCCTGAACTGGGGGTTGGACAATACAATGCCTCCAACCTGAAAGTGCAACCCTCCTGGGGCCTTTGGGTACGCCATGCCCAGAACCTCACGGTAAAAAATTCCAGGTTCTACACCGAAAAGCCGGATGGCCGCTATGTACTTTATCTGGATGATGTTCAACATGCACAGCTGATCCGTATTCAAACGCCGGACGGCACCAGACAACGGCTGGGATACCGGAAGGTGGAGGGATTGACGATAGAATGA
- a CDS encoding AraC family transcriptional regulator has translation MKPYVLKMATQPGISFEVRRDLVPVNNRWHCHKEVELIYIAQGAGTLLVGDHVRNFSAGTLCLIGADVPHYWRFDDRYFENAPMTIDVIAIHFLEIFWGKEFLGLPENNSIRQLLERAQRGILVQGRIKPLIHSFEYLLHINGPYRIISLIALLSKIAEWTEVVLLSSGKVSAGAGVLEEQRINAVYEYTMKHFKRKIPLQEIAKVASVSPNAFCRYFKQRTRKTYSQFITELRIGYVCKRLVETDSPVKLLCYESGFNNATSFHRCFKNITGRSPLSYQKTYRN, from the coding sequence ATGAAACCGTATGTATTAAAGATGGCAACGCAGCCCGGTATTTCCTTTGAAGTCAGAAGGGACCTGGTACCGGTAAACAATCGCTGGCATTGTCATAAAGAAGTGGAACTCATCTATATTGCGCAAGGAGCAGGAACACTTCTTGTAGGCGATCATGTCCGCAATTTTTCGGCCGGCACCCTCTGTCTGATCGGTGCAGATGTACCACACTACTGGCGATTTGATGACCGGTATTTTGAAAACGCGCCGATGACCATTGATGTAATTGCGATTCATTTTCTTGAAATTTTCTGGGGAAAAGAATTCCTGGGTCTTCCTGAAAATAACAGCATCCGGCAATTGCTCGAACGGGCGCAACGGGGTATCCTCGTTCAGGGCCGCATCAAGCCGCTGATTCATTCCTTTGAATACCTCCTGCATATCAACGGGCCTTACCGCATCATTTCCCTGATCGCCCTGCTGTCGAAGATTGCAGAATGGACGGAGGTGGTGCTCCTTTCCTCCGGTAAGGTATCTGCCGGGGCAGGTGTTTTGGAGGAGCAACGGATCAACGCCGTTTATGAATACACGATGAAACATTTCAAACGCAAAATACCCCTGCAGGAAATCGCAAAAGTGGCCAGTGTAAGTCCCAATGCCTTTTGCCGGTATTTTAAACAGCGTACGAGAAAAACCTATTCGCAATTTATAACTGAGTTACGGATCGGTTATGTTTGTAAGCGCCTGGTGGAAACAGACAGTCCCGTGAAATTGCTGTGCTATGAAAGCGGGTTTAACAACGCTACATCGTTTCACCGGTGCTTCAAAAATATAACCGGCAGAAGTCCGCTTTCTTATCAGAAAACATACCGGAATTAG
- a CDS encoding RagB/SusD family nutrient uptake outer membrane protein: MKKIKIIVTTICLFGLLMSLTYCKKFLQQDPISTVAPDKFWKDKNDAATWMAGIYNQIQTTLSSAFFDWGEVRSDNVRVGGTGNAQQTMISNTLSGNDADINGITTWTNLYTTISLCNYGIKYFPGMIESNADGGAAVYRDYLGQCYALRALMYFYGLRIWGKLPLLTAPIENLSQETEVARSPVGQVRARIESDIDSSLLLISSVTTQRFYMQKAAVYALQTDVAMWFQDYNKALTASQNCITESKCQLVTNIADWKNIFLTPATSSEAIFNLFWSVIERGNGVGVCSKVGSASNTNQYEPRTFIWQRLKDRVDPISGKSIDGRFWAIFDTLSYNTAEAYDAAVAQMGKYSPWKANAPIGTGFTFQGNSDCSVAIPIYRFADVLLLRAEALAHTNKYQDALDIVNNIRKRVGYTVTAKLADYSGDITSGIERTILEERQLELIGEGKRWFDLCRIGKIYDYTDNGYGYLRETMNPILAGTTGGIQFSGANMGRVLFPINSAAFNANHKLLGDQNPPYDE; the protein is encoded by the coding sequence ATGAAAAAGATAAAAATAATTGTTACCACGATCTGTCTTTTCGGACTGCTGATGAGCCTCACCTATTGCAAAAAGTTTTTACAGCAGGATCCGATCTCAACGGTAGCGCCGGATAAATTCTGGAAGGATAAAAATGACGCAGCCACGTGGATGGCCGGTATCTATAACCAGATACAAACAACATTAAGCAGTGCGTTTTTCGACTGGGGAGAAGTACGCTCCGATAATGTGCGGGTAGGGGGAACAGGAAATGCGCAGCAAACCATGATCTCGAATACGCTTTCGGGCAATGATGCCGACATCAATGGCATTACTACCTGGACGAACCTGTATACCACGATTTCCCTGTGTAATTACGGTATCAAATACTTCCCGGGAATGATCGAGTCCAATGCCGACGGAGGTGCCGCAGTTTACCGCGATTACCTTGGACAATGTTATGCACTGCGTGCCCTGATGTATTTCTATGGCCTTAGGATTTGGGGAAAATTACCTTTGCTGACGGCTCCCATTGAAAACCTGAGCCAGGAAACGGAAGTAGCGCGGTCGCCTGTAGGTCAGGTACGTGCAAGGATTGAAAGCGATATTGACTCTTCGCTGCTGCTGATCAGCAGCGTTACCACGCAGCGCTTTTATATGCAAAAGGCTGCAGTATATGCCTTACAGACCGATGTAGCCATGTGGTTCCAGGATTATAACAAGGCGTTAACGGCATCACAGAATTGCATCACGGAAAGTAAATGCCAGTTGGTAACCAATATTGCAGACTGGAAGAACATATTTCTAACGCCGGCTACCTCCTCTGAAGCGATCTTTAATCTTTTCTGGTCAGTTATCGAAAGAGGAAATGGTGTGGGCGTTTGCTCAAAAGTAGGGTCTGCTTCCAATACCAACCAGTATGAGCCCCGTACCTTTATCTGGCAGCGACTCAAGGACCGCGTAGATCCGATAAGCGGGAAATCGATCGACGGTCGTTTCTGGGCCATCTTTGACACGCTTTCCTACAACACGGCGGAGGCATATGACGCTGCGGTAGCGCAGATGGGTAAATACTCTCCCTGGAAAGCCAATGCCCCCATCGGTACCGGCTTTACCTTCCAGGGGAATTCGGATTGCAGCGTGGCGATTCCAATCTATCGCTTTGCAGACGTACTCTTGCTGCGGGCGGAAGCGCTGGCGCATACCAACAAATACCAGGACGCCCTGGATATCGTAAACAATATCCGCAAACGTGTAGGGTATACCGTAACCGCCAAGCTGGCAGATTATTCAGGAGATATTACCTCCGGCATCGAACGGACCATTCTGGAAGAACGCCAGTTGGAACTGATCGGAGAGGGGAAACGTTGGTTCGATTTGTGCCGTATCGGCAAAATATATGATTATACCGATAACGGGTATGGTTATTTAAGAGAGACGATGAACCCCATACTGGCCGGCACCACCGGCGGAATTCAGTTCTCCGGTGCGAACATGGGCCGGGTTTTATTTCCGATTAATTCGGCAGCATTCAATGCCAATCATAAACTATTGGGAGATCAGAATCCTCCTTACGACGAGTAA
- a CDS encoding fasciclin domain-containing protein translates to MRYLKLYTAFALCTGILLAGCNKLQNGYDYKKSFYNTNLNMSVMDFMKSRPDLFSGMLAAIDYVDQDPRFKDVKEMYATNGNTFLLLSNNALINLEDANSYWVINTVQQPYPGKPDSIVTMRGSDWSQYSRDTIANLLRYHVIKGTQTYSTLNSKPRWVETLAYSSSNDSARVYLYLENVREANLRINNYNGVPTIYKATNIAANWVNIAPRTPDLHATNGVVHVMNRWLFEPTRQAIKDN, encoded by the coding sequence ATGCGTTATCTTAAATTATATACAGCATTTGCATTATGCACGGGAATCTTGCTGGCAGGTTGCAATAAGTTACAAAACGGCTATGACTACAAAAAATCGTTTTATAACACCAATCTGAATATGAGTGTGATGGACTTTATGAAATCGCGGCCGGATCTTTTTTCAGGTATGCTGGCGGCCATCGACTATGTAGATCAGGATCCCCGGTTTAAGGATGTAAAGGAAATGTATGCAACCAACGGGAATACCTTTTTATTGTTAAGCAATAATGCACTCATTAATCTCGAAGATGCCAATAGTTATTGGGTGATCAATACAGTGCAGCAACCTTACCCGGGAAAACCAGACAGCATTGTTACGATGCGTGGTTCGGACTGGTCACAATACAGCCGCGATACCATCGCCAATTTACTGCGATATCATGTGATTAAGGGAACTCAAACCTATTCTACCTTAAATTCAAAACCCCGCTGGGTAGAAACCCTGGCATACAGCAGTTCCAATGATTCTGCCAGGGTATACCTGTACCTCGAAAATGTACGGGAAGCCAATCTGCGTATCAATAACTACAACGGAGTTCCTACCATTTATAAGGCAACAAATATTGCGGCCAACTGGGTAAACATTGCGCCCCGTACGCCAGATCTGCATGCTACCAATGGCGTGGTGCATGTGATGAACCGCTGGCTGTTTGAGCCTACCCGTCAAGCGATAAAGGATAATTAA
- a CDS encoding SusC/RagA family TonB-linked outer membrane protein, producing the protein MTYCFMKKKRSATKLLFLFLFLFSFPVFLLAQKNVQIKGTVLDEKGDPISQASVALKDSDRGAMTDSSGRFSIPVPDGKGTLVFSAVGFGPFEQVLNEQRTVNVVLKQALNDLDEVIVVGYGTQRKRDVTGAISSITAKTIEEKQPVSIFDAIQGAAPGVRVMSNSGAPGASSAITVRGLSTLSDAGVSPLYIVDGAPMDDINNINPNDVQSIEILKDAASAAIYGARSANGVVIITTKKGVSEKPQITVGYLRSYNKLSNRISQANRLERQMFDRKGNLGLDPKPDDSTAFSKNSDNDYQALMTQTAVRNQVDVGVMGGSKTLNYYSSLQYLDETGIMITSYNKRLSFRTNIDYKPSKRFSMATRVNFAYQNRNNISEGNMLQQALQRPPGMALYLPDGEYIYFNGGRRNPLAEAYLRKDVTQIYRGVIYQGFDLNVLTGLNLHADASADIQIQRSNSFASKLLSSSNPPISSGSDNATLPIRLQGNVFANYKKAFSGGHNFSAMAGMNIERDREEELNIRGTFFVTEAVQTLNAAGQYDLTNVYSTATQSSLVGFVGRASYDYQGRYLLNINFRRDGSSVFGPENRWGNFPSVSVGWRISDEKFMASLREVVTDAKLRLSYGATGNSGIGDYDAAQQYIFGGYFYNGVSGVRTNTRMGNPFLKWESTTQKNIGLDLTLWNGRLSFTGDYYIKQTSDLLYDSPLPFEVGFPGKARVNAGGIENKGIELMVSGYPVRTKDFNWQTTLNWSNVRNRITDLPVDYIDDIWSVQKGKEAGNFYGYKFLGIYEYDQSNAYTEDYKTRLTPQFKKDDKGNVIIEKNNQPILLGYTLPDGTAYTGDVKQLTTNGVISKGGDVIWQNLPDANGLYDGNIGNEDRQFLGHGQPRWSLGWANSLTYKAFSLSFNFYGNFGNSIYNENRRNLASFSNNNTTPDSYFILNMWKYPGQITDAYIGGDKAADNMRRGGSQYLENGSFVRLQSLRVSYRLPARISKKVASKNFVVYVYGNNLLTWTDYTGFDPEVSQISVLKPGNDPGKYPHKREFGMGANITF; encoded by the coding sequence ATGACGTATTGCTTTATGAAAAAAAAGAGAAGCGCTACGAAACTGCTGTTCCTGTTTCTATTCCTGTTTTCCTTTCCCGTTTTTTTGCTGGCACAAAAAAATGTACAGATAAAGGGAACCGTACTGGATGAAAAAGGCGACCCCATTTCGCAGGCTTCGGTAGCTCTAAAAGATTCTGATCGCGGAGCCATGACCGACTCTTCCGGCCGGTTTTCCATTCCGGTTCCTGATGGAAAAGGGACGCTGGTTTTTTCGGCTGTTGGCTTTGGGCCGTTTGAACAGGTGTTGAATGAGCAGCGGACCGTTAATGTAGTGCTCAAGCAGGCGTTGAACGACCTGGATGAAGTGATTGTTGTGGGGTACGGAACCCAGCGAAAGCGGGATGTAACCGGGGCGATCAGTTCGATCACTGCGAAAACCATTGAAGAGAAGCAGCCCGTTTCCATCTTTGATGCGATACAAGGCGCAGCTCCCGGGGTACGGGTGATGTCGAACTCAGGGGCGCCGGGCGCCTCATCTGCAATTACCGTACGGGGGCTTTCTACACTATCAGATGCCGGGGTTAGCCCGCTTTATATTGTAGACGGTGCACCGATGGACGATATTAATAATATCAACCCGAATGATGTACAATCCATTGAGATCCTGAAGGATGCGGCTTCCGCAGCCATTTACGGGGCCAGGTCGGCAAACGGAGTCGTGATCATTACCACTAAAAAAGGCGTATCAGAAAAACCCCAGATCACGGTGGGATACCTGCGCAGCTATAATAAACTTTCCAACCGCATCTCGCAGGCAAACCGTTTGGAACGGCAGATGTTCGACCGTAAAGGAAACCTGGGGCTGGATCCCAAACCGGATGATTCTACCGCGTTTTCCAAGAACTCTGATAACGATTACCAGGCGCTGATGACGCAAACCGCCGTGCGCAATCAGGTGGATGTAGGCGTGATGGGCGGTAGCAAAACCCTTAACTACTACAGCAGTTTGCAGTACCTGGATGAGACTGGTATCATGATCACCAGTTATAACAAACGGTTGTCGTTCCGTACGAATATAGATTATAAACCATCCAAGCGTTTTTCAATGGCAACCCGTGTTAATTTCGCTTACCAGAACCGGAATAACATCAGCGAAGGCAATATGCTGCAGCAGGCATTGCAACGGCCGCCGGGCATGGCCCTGTACCTTCCGGACGGAGAATATATCTATTTTAATGGAGGAAGAAGAAACCCGCTGGCAGAAGCCTATTTAAGAAAGGATGTTACACAAATTTACAGAGGGGTGATTTACCAGGGGTTTGACCTGAATGTATTGACAGGATTGAATTTGCATGCAGACGCATCTGCGGATATCCAGATTCAAAGAAGCAACTCGTTCGCTTCAAAATTACTGTCGAGCAGCAACCCGCCCATCAGCTCGGGATCAGATAACGCAACCCTGCCCATACGGTTGCAGGGAAATGTATTTGCCAACTATAAAAAGGCATTTTCCGGCGGGCATAATTTTTCGGCCATGGCGGGGATGAATATTGAGCGGGACCGGGAGGAAGAACTGAATATCCGGGGTACTTTTTTTGTAACGGAAGCGGTTCAGACCTTGAACGCTGCAGGCCAGTATGATCTTACCAATGTGTATTCTACGGCAACACAGTCCTCGCTGGTCGGTTTTGTAGGCCGTGCAAGCTACGACTACCAGGGGCGCTACCTGCTGAATATAAATTTCAGAAGGGATGGGTCTTCTGTGTTCGGCCCGGAAAACCGCTGGGGTAACTTTCCTTCGGTTTCTGTTGGCTGGCGCATCAGCGATGAAAAATTCATGGCTTCCCTGCGGGAGGTGGTTACGGATGCCAAGCTGCGCCTTAGCTACGGAGCTACCGGTAATTCCGGAATCGGGGATTATGATGCGGCACAGCAATACATCTTCGGAGGCTATTTTTATAATGGTGTAAGCGGGGTGCGTACCAATACCCGGATGGGCAATCCGTTCCTGAAATGGGAATCGACCACGCAGAAAAATATTGGTTTGGATCTTACGCTTTGGAATGGACGCTTAAGCTTTACCGGAGATTATTATATCAAACAGACATCGGACCTGCTTTACGACAGCCCGCTGCCTTTTGAAGTAGGTTTTCCGGGTAAGGCCCGTGTGAATGCAGGAGGTATTGAAAATAAGGGGATCGAGTTAATGGTTTCGGGATACCCGGTAAGAACCAAGGATTTCAACTGGCAAACAACCCTCAACTGGTCGAATGTCCGTAACCGCATCACAGATCTGCCCGTAGATTATATCGATGATATCTGGAGTGTACAAAAAGGAAAAGAAGCCGGAAACTTTTACGGTTATAAATTTTTAGGGATCTATGAGTATGATCAGTCCAATGCGTATACAGAAGATTACAAAACAAGGCTGACGCCCCAGTTTAAAAAAGATGATAAAGGCAATGTGATCATTGAAAAAAATAACCAGCCCATTCTGCTGGGATACACGCTCCCGGATGGTACCGCCTATACGGGCGATGTAAAGCAATTAACAACCAATGGAGTGATATCCAAAGGCGGGGATGTGATTTGGCAGAATCTGCCGGATGCAAACGGCCTGTATGACGGCAATATCGGTAATGAAGACCGCCAGTTCCTGGGACATGGTCAGCCCCGCTGGAGCTTGGGTTGGGCAAACAGCCTGACCTATAAGGCATTTTCGCTTTCATTTAATTTTTATGGAAATTTTGGTAACTCTATTTATAATGAGAACCGCAGGAACCTGGCGTCTTTCTCTAACAACAATACAACGCCGGATTCCTACTTTATTTTAAATATGTGGAAATACCCCGGACAAATTACCGATGCCTATATTGGTGGCGATAAAGCCGCAGATAACATGCGCAGGGGCGGAAGCCAATACCTGGAAAACGGCTCCTTCGTTCGCTTGCAAAGCCTTCGCGTAAGCTACCGGTTGCCTGCCCGGATCAGTAAAAAGGTTGCTTCAAAAAACTTTGTTGTATACGTTTATGGAAACAACCTTCTGACCTGGACCGATTACACCGGGTTTGATCCGGAGGTTTCGCAAATAAGCGTATTGAAACCCGGTAACGATCCCGGGAAATATCCGCACAAACGGGAATTTGGAATGGGAGCGAACATTACATTTTAA